Within the Terriglobales bacterium genome, the region GGTGCGCCTCTTCGTCGAGCGCGCCCAGGAAGTCCATCCCGGCTTCTCGCTGGACGCCGAGAACGCACGCGCCATCGCCCAGATCTGCCAGCGCCTGGACGGCCTGCCGCTCGCCATCGAGCTCGCCGCCGCGCGCATCAAGCTGCTCTCCCCGTCGGCGATGCTCGCCCGCCTGGAAAGCTCGCTCAGCCTGCTGACCGGCGGCGCGCGCGACCTGCCCACTCGCCAGCAGACGCTCCGCGGCACCGTGGAGTGGAGCTACAAGCTGCTCGGATCCGCCGAGCAGATGCTCGTCCGCCGCCTCGCCGTCTTCATCGGAGGCTGCACCTTGGAGGCGGTCGAGGCCGTCTGCGACACCAAGGGCGATCTCGGTCTCGACATCCTCGACGGCATGGCCTCGGTCGCCGACAAGAGCCTGGTGCAGCAAGTGCAGGAAGCCGGCGCCGAGGCGCGCTTCACCATGCTCTCCACCATCCGCGAGTACGCCCGCGAGCAGCTGGCGGCCGCGGGCGAGGAGCCCGCGGTGCGGCGTGCCCACGCGGCATACTTCCTGGTGCTGGCGGAGGAAGGCTCCGAGCTGGTCGTCAGCGACCCGGCTTGGCTGGCGCGCTTCGACGCCGAGCACCGCAACTTCCTCGCCGCCATCGACTACCTCGTCGCCACCGGGGAATCCGATTGGGGGCTGCGCCTGGGCGCCGCGCTCTTCCGCTTCTGGGAGACGCGCGAGCACCTGGCCGAGGGTCGCGCGCAGCTCGCGCGCCTGCTGGCGGTGCCGGGCAGCCAGGCCGGGACGAAGCTGCGCGCACGGCTGCTGTTCTCCTCGGCCGTGCTGGCGGGCGAGCAGGGCGACTACGGCTCGGCGCAGAAGCTGCTCGAGCAGAGCCTCGCGGTCTGCCGCGCGCTCGGCGATACCCGCGGCGTCGCGGTGGCGCTCAACGCGCTCGCCGTCAACGCGCGCGATCGCGGCGAGCTGAGCATGGCGGCCGAGCTGTTCGAGCAGTGCGTCGGGATCTGGCGCGAGCTGGGCGCCCCGGTCGACGTCGCGCGCGCTCTCAGCAACCTTGCCAGCGCCAGCAAGCTCCTCGGCGATTACGCCCGCGCCGGTACGCTCTACCAGGAATGTCTCGCCACCTTCCGCGCCATCGGCGACGAGGCCGGCGCCGCCTGGACACTCAACTACACCGGCGACATGGCGCGCGAGCAGCGCGACTTCGCCGCGGCGCGCTCTGCCTACGAGCAGGCGCTGGCCGCGTTCCGCGAGCTGCACGATGGCTGGGGCCGGGCCAGCGTGCTCTGTGATCTCGCCAGCCTGGATTGCGACCAGCAGGATTTCGCCGGCGCCCAGCGCCTGTTCGGGGAGAGCATCCGCATCTTCCAGGAACTCGGGCACAAGCGCGGGATCGCCCGCGTGCTGGAGAGCCTGGCCATCTCGGCGGTCGCACAGGGGAAGGCGCCCGAAGCGCTCCGCCTGGCGGGCGCGGCGGCCGCGCTGCGCGAGCGCGTGGGAGCGCCGCTCACACCCGCGCAGAACAGCGCGCTGGAGTCCGCCTTGAAGCCCGCGCATGCCGCGCTCGAAGGCGCGCTAGGCACCAGCGCCTGGATGGAAGGCTACAGCCTGCCGCTGGCGAAAGTGGTGGAAGAGGTCGTCGGCAAAGAGGTGGCGCAGGGGTTGAGCACCCCGCGCCCCGCCTGATCAGTCCGCGGTCGTCGGGTCGATCAGCCGCCGCACCGCCGAGATGCGATTCGCCGGGAAGCCGCCCCGCCGCGCGTGCTCCCGGATGGTGTCCTCATCGGGAGCGAGATACACGCAGTACACCTTGTCGCCGGTCACGTAGCTGTGCAGCCACTTGATCTCCGGTCCCATGTCCCGCAGGACGCCGACGGACTTCGCGGCGATGGCCTGCAGCTCAGCGTCCGACAGTTTTCCCGCCCCGGGAATCTCGCGCTCGATCACGAATTGCGGCATTGGCCCACCTCGGAAAAAATATTAGCAGAATCATTCGCGCCGCGTTTTGCGGACGGCAAGAGCCGGCTCCCCGCCCCTGCCCCCGACACCTCCTGGTCCAGCCGGACGTTGCTATACGAGAGTTTCTGCTCCGCTGGACGCCCAATCCGGGAACCGATGCCGATCTGGGACGCCTCGGAGCCCCGGCCGCGCCTGGCGGGCACCGCTATGCCGCTTCTTTTCAGCTTCTTGCGAGTGGTGGCTGAAGTGCAACGTAAGTAGTCGAATCCGAAAAGGGGTCGATGTGATCGTGCGCGAGCCCTCTCGCTGGTTGCTGGTCCCGCTGGTGACGGCGGGCGTGGTGGGCGCGTTCCTGCTGGCGCTCATGCAGTTTCATCCCGTGGCGCCGGCGCGCCATGCCGCGTTCGAGCGCTGGAGCGTGGTCGCCGGCGTCGCGCTATTCCTCGCCGCGCTGGCCAAGGGGCTGTGGCTGCGCCGCCGGCTGCTCGCCCGCGAGCGCGAGCGCGAGGCCTGCAACGCCGGCATCCGCAACGCGGTCGCCGCAGCCGACATGGCCAGCCAGGAGAAGATCAGCTTCCTCGCCCACATGAGCCATGAGCTGCGCACGCCGCTGCACGGCGTGTTCGGCATGGTCGAGCTGGCGCTGCAGGGCGACCTGCTCCCCGAGCAGCGCGAGTATCTGCAGGTCGCGCGGCGCTCCTGCCAGACGCTGCTCGGCGTGGTCGACGACATCCTCGACTTCTCGCGCATGGCGGCCGGCCGGCTGGAACTCGACCACGTCGCCTTCGAGTTGGCCGAGACGGTGGAGGACGCCGTCCGCACCGTGGCCGCCGGCGTCCACGGCGACCAGGTCGAGATCATGTGCGAGATCGCCCCCGCCGTCCCGGCCTATGTCGTCGGCGACCCCGGCCGCTTGCGCCAGGTCCTGCTCAACCTGCTGAGCAACGCGCTCCGCTTCACCACCCAGGGCGAGGTGGTGCTGCGCGTCGGAGTGCTCGCGAACGACGAAGATCGCATCGCGCTCGCCTTCACGGTGCGCGACACCGGCATCGGCATCCCCGCGGAGCAGCGCGCGCGCCTGTTCGACGCCTTCCATGCGGTCGAGCCGGCGGTGCACCGCCGCTCTGGCGGACCCGGCCTGGGCCTGGCCATTGCCGCCCGCCTGGTCGCGCTCATGCAGGGGGAGATCACGGTGGAGAGCGAGGTGGGGAAGGGGAGCACGTTCCGCTTCACGGCATCGTTCGGCCGCGCGGGCGCGGAGGCGCCGCTGCCGGTCACGCTCGTCCGGCCGGCGGAGCTGCGCGTCCTGGTCGTCGACGACCATCCGACCAACCGGCTCATCCTGCTGCGCATGCTGGCGCACCTCGGTGTCATGGCCGAGGCCGTGGCCGACGGGCCCGCCGCGCTCGAGCACCTACGCGCGGCGCTCGCGGCCCGGCCCTTCACCGTGCTGCTGAGCGACGTCCAGATGCCGCGCATGGACGGCTTCGATCTGGCGCGCGCCGTCCGCGGCGACCCGCAGCTCGCCGGCCTGCGCGTGCTGCTGCTTTCTTCCGACCAGCAGGAGGGCGACGTCGCGCGCTGCCGCGAGCTCGAGATCGAGAAG harbors:
- a CDS encoding response regulator, with amino-acid sequence MREPSRWLLVPLVTAGVVGAFLLALMQFHPVAPARHAAFERWSVVAGVALFLAALAKGLWLRRRLLAREREREACNAGIRNAVAAADMASQEKISFLAHMSHELRTPLHGVFGMVELALQGDLLPEQREYLQVARRSCQTLLGVVDDILDFSRMAAGRLELDHVAFELAETVEDAVRTVAAGVHGDQVEIMCEIAPAVPAYVVGDPGRLRQVLLNLLSNALRFTTQGEVVLRVGVLANDEDRIALAFTVRDTGIGIPAEQRARLFDAFHAVEPAVHRRSGGPGLGLAIAARLVALMQGEITVESEVGKGSTFRFTASFGRAGAEAPLPVTLVRPAELRVLVVDDHPTNRLILLRMLAHLGVMAEAVADGPAALEHLRAALAARPFTVLLSDVQMPRMDGFDLARAVRGDPQLAGLRVLLLSSDQQEGDVARCRELEIEKCLLKPVRVRALRDALLRRAPEPAPAGPGTPCALHLLLVEDNVVNQKVTRALLEKMGHAVTLAPDGRSAVRHAADSHFDAILMDVQLPEMDGLEAAAAIRRFDPNVPILAMTAYAMKGDRERCLAAGMNDYIAKPVARGELAEALARYCAAPGRESAAAQPAFDQGELRERVGDDAALLAELLALFRTDARHKLEELRQALAFRDAEGFARIAHCLKGMAATFAAGRAFAVSRELEELGRAGDLRDAAPVVSRLEYELGVLEQELSVLA
- a CDS encoding DUF4242 domain-containing protein; protein product: MPQFVIEREIPGAGKLSDAELQAIAAKSVGVLRDMGPEIKWLHSYVTGDKVYCVYLAPDEDTIREHARRGGFPANRISAVRRLIDPTTAD
- a CDS encoding tetratricopeptide repeat protein, giving the protein VRLFVERAQEVHPGFSLDAENARAIAQICQRLDGLPLAIELAAARIKLLSPSAMLARLESSLSLLTGGARDLPTRQQTLRGTVEWSYKLLGSAEQMLVRRLAVFIGGCTLEAVEAVCDTKGDLGLDILDGMASVADKSLVQQVQEAGAEARFTMLSTIREYAREQLAAAGEEPAVRRAHAAYFLVLAEEGSELVVSDPAWLARFDAEHRNFLAAIDYLVATGESDWGLRLGAALFRFWETREHLAEGRAQLARLLAVPGSQAGTKLRARLLFSSAVLAGEQGDYGSAQKLLEQSLAVCRALGDTRGVAVALNALAVNARDRGELSMAAELFEQCVGIWRELGAPVDVARALSNLASASKLLGDYARAGTLYQECLATFRAIGDEAGAAWTLNYTGDMAREQRDFAAARSAYEQALAAFRELHDGWGRASVLCDLASLDCDQQDFAGAQRLFGESIRIFQELGHKRGIARVLESLAISAVAQGKAPEALRLAGAAAALRERVGAPLTPAQNSALESALKPAHAALEGALGTSAWMEGYSLPLAKVVEEVVGKEVAQGLSTPRPA